In a single window of the Necator americanus strain Aroian chromosome X, whole genome shotgun sequence genome:
- a CDS encoding hypothetical protein (NECATOR_CHRX.G23379.T2), translating into MLESMSIVEFINALRRFVSRRGLPTSITCDNAPTFLLTSSILKSRTKEPQLNDEVEQILAEKEIRWKYITPYASWQGGFHERVIKSVKHALYKALRVSAQRSGSNLYTVPTEIEINPQRKRT; encoded by the coding sequence ATGCTAGAAAGCATGAGCATAGTGGAGTTCATCAATGCGTTACGCCGCTTCGTATCAAGGCGTGGATTACCCACGTCAATCACATGCGACAACGCACCCACGTTTCTATTGACGTCGTCCATTCTGAAAAGCAGAACAAAAGAACCACAATTGAACGACGAGGTAGAGCAGATCCTAGCGGAAAAAGAGATTCGATGGAAGTACATCACTCCATATGCTTCATGGCAGGGCGGCTTTCATGAACGAGTGATCAAATCCGTCAAACACGCCCTCTACAAGGCATTGAGAGTTTCGGCCCAAAGATCCGGAAGTAACTTATACACAGTACCGACCGAGATCGAGATCAATCCGCAACGCAAGAGGACCTAA
- a CDS encoding hypothetical protein (NECATOR_CHRX.G23378.T1), which produces MDSAGICEFTGTKNAEKEAMNQKVTDYFNETIERREDGYYVRLPYKDNHHPLSNNRNIAVKRLHSVINMLRNDTDLLKNYDNTHRDQQKG; this is translated from the coding sequence ATGCGAGTTCACAGGTACAAAAAACGCAGAGAAAGAGGCGATGAACCAGAAGGTAACGGATTATTTCAACGAGACAATAGAACGTCGAGAAGACGGCTACTACGTACGGCTTCCGTACAAAGACAACCACCATCCGTTATCAAACAACAGAAATATAGCAGTGAAGAGACTTCACAGCGTAATCAACATGTTACGGAACGACACAGATCTCCTGAAGAATTATGATAACACTCATCGGGACCAGCAGAAGGGataa
- a CDS encoding hypothetical protein (NECATOR_CHRX.G23384.T1), with translation MLKNNSSYEKNFIQQRCAKAASAFSSLTKYLWSTPIAREVKLRIYLSAISLIMMNRSETWAAKPTVMAEIDCVERKLLCYFWPRNVTMKIFTRKQVWCTGGWHEESINI, from the coding sequence atgctgaagaacaacagcagttacgagaaaaattttattcaacaaagatgcgctaaggccgcTTCTGCATTCAGCTCCTTGACGAAGTATTTGTGGTCGACTCCTATTGCTCGCGAAGTTAAGCTGCGAATCTACTTATCCGCTATTAGCCTCATCATGATGAAtagatcggagacttgggcggCAAAGCCCACAGTGATGGCAGAAATCGACTGTGTGGAAAGAAAGCTGCtttgctacttttggcctaggaatgtcacaatgaagatctttacgcggaAGCAGgtgtggtgtaccggcggatggcACGAGGAAAGTATCAACATCTGA
- a CDS encoding hypothetical protein (NECATOR_CHRX.G23382.T1) yields MPSNGITDTESQTETFAEDAECQASPIEQCDQSTQVEPRMQMSREVQTDKKLRTIADATHHEATPYTDNRHPNSAGRTNDKQRRQAPPRQKPTYPP; encoded by the coding sequence ATGCCAAGCAATGGCATTACAGACACGGAATCTCAGACAGAGACTTTTGCCGAAGATGCGGAATGCCAAGCCTCCCCAATCGAACAATGCGATCAATCAACGCAGGTCGAGCCGAGAATGCAAATGAGCCGGGAGGTGCAAACGGATAAGAAACTTAGAACGATCGCAGACGCAACCCACCACGAGGCAACACCCTATACAGACAACCGACATCCAAATTCAGCAGGACGAACCAACGACAAGCAGAGACGGCAAGCGCCGCCTAGGCAAAAACCAACTTACCCACcttga
- a CDS encoding hypothetical protein (NECATOR_CHRX.G23379.T3) — MEKALLQVRLHDHDRDATRFLWLKDLDSPVTENNIITFRFTRVTFGLNVSSFLLAGTVQYHLQNTVEDKKVAQKIRDNLYVNLILGADDLEELGQKALTARQIFTDMNTNLREFLANTDSLHEFLPQQAIAKSTLQKVLGIAWDASRDRLGMRTSFPYVEVVTKRLVARQIASIYDPLGWLVPLLTPTKHFQQQLWKEKFAWDTQLPEPFSKQWKSIASNADGFEAIFPRRFSTDSEQIKLAIFADASDTAMATCAYLFDNTSLVMARCKLPSIRTRPTIPKLEINTITMATRLARAVWLALSPTTSNTGVLLRNRIKEIREIVTALNDEEAAVRFGYVSTHDNPAGARTRGLTREQLKDHKLWWKGPKFLGQSETKWNIKFYPYDKQTTTDLTVDQASPTVAHTLPPGAVPVERLQEIHGQLVTPLQGRRWHMALDAHGRYHHGIEHTIATVRQTYWIPKIRQQTRKLVQQRVKSRRFNALPYPESTDLPGRRVLRSRVFQQIGLDCFDLPHTSDATEDQRYYGCIFTCTVTRLIHLEMLESMSIVEFINALRRFVSRRGLPTSITCDNAPTFLLTSSILKSRTKEPQLNDEVEQILAEKEIRWNTDRDRDQSATQEDLTSIRPVDFLPRDISITFPLEGLVEPNDVDADYLPPDELRSLQTRQDVNTALKSSSEATAKIWKIWQDQYLTSVREKHKTWLTNHRHGQQSPKIGDVVLVCYPILSRNEWRMARITGTQGSSNGAIREVELITSTHRKIRRLVNLITPLEIGAHDTDS, encoded by the exons ATGGAAAAGGCACTTCTACAAGTACGCCTACATGACCACGACCGAGACGCCACACGGTTCTTGTGGTTGAAAGACCTAGATTCGCCGGTCACAGAAAACAATATAATCACATTCCGCTTTACCAGAGTAACGTTCGGGCTTAACGTGTCGTCATTTCTACTCGCAGGCACAGTACAGTACCACCTGCAGAACACAGTAGAAGACAAGAAAGTAGCCCAAAAAATTCGAGACAATTTATACGTCAACTTGATACTCGGCGCAGATGATCTAGAGGAATTGGGACAAAAAGCCTTGACGGCACGGCAAATTTTCACGGACATGAATACGAACTTACGCGAGTTCCTGGCCAACACGGACTCGCTACATGAATTCCTTCCACAACAAGCGATCGCCAAATCAACATTGCAGAAAGTACTCGGCATCGCGTGGGACGCGTCAAGAGACCGTCTCGGGATGAGAACTTCATTTCCGTATGTCGAAGTCGTTACCAAAAGACTAGTCGCACGGCAAATTGCGTCCATATACGACCCATTGGGATGGCTAGTTCCCTTACTTACGCCGACGAAACATTTTCAGCAACAgttgtggaaagaaaaatttgcgtGGGACACTCAGTTACCAGAGCCATTCTCGAAACAATGGAAAAGCATAGCCAGTAACGCAGATGGTTTCGAAGCGATATTCCCACGCAGGTTCTCGACAGACAGTGAACAGATCAAACTAGCGATCTTTGCCGACGCTAGCGATACAGCAATGGCCACATGTGCCTATCTCTTTGATAACACTTCGTTAGTGATGGCTCGATGTAAGCTACCTTCCATCCGGACACGGCCAACTATTCCGAAGCTAGAAATAAACACAATCACGATGGCAACACGCCTCGCACGGGCAGT TTGGCTAGCACTCTCGCCAACGACATCTAATACAGGAGTGCTGTTACGCAACCGAATAAAGGAGATCCGAGAAATTGTGACCGCGCTCAACGACGAGGAAGCAGCGGTTCGTTTCGGCTACGTCAGTACTCACGACAACCCAGCAGGTGCCCGAACAAGAGGACTCACACGAGAGCAACTAAAGGACCACAAATTATGGTGGAAAGGTCCAAAATTCCTCGGCCAGTCCGAGACAAAATGGAATATAAAGTTTTATCCATACGATAAGCAGACGACAACAGATTTGACAGTAGATCAGGCAAG CCCGACTGTGGCTCACACGCTACCACCAGGAGCTGTACCTGTCGAGAGACTACAAGAAATCCATGGACAACTCGTTACGCCTCTTCAAGGACGAAGATGGCATATGGCGCTC GACGCCCACGGAAGATATCACCATGGGATCGAACATACCATTGCTACAGTCCGGCAAACATACTGGATACCAAAGATACGCCAACAGACTAGGAAGCTAGTGCAGCAACGTGTGAAAAGCCGACGCTTCAATGCTCTCCCGTATCCGGAGAGCACAGACTTGCCAGGACGACGTGTGTTACGAAGCAGAGTTTTCCAACAAATCGGCCTGGATTGTTTCGACTTACCACACACATCAGATGCTACAGAAGACCAACGTTACTATGGATGTATATTTACCTGCACAGTCACGCGGTTGATACATCTGGAAATGCTAGAAAGCATGAGCATAGTGGAGTTCATCAATGCGTTACGCCGCTTCGTATCAAGGCGTGGATTACCCACGTCAATCACATGCGACAACGCACCCACGTTTCTATTGACGTCGTCCATTCTGAAAAGCAGAACAAAAGAACCACAATTGAACGACGAGGTAGAGCAGATCCTAGCGGAAAAAGAGATTCGATGGAA TACCGACCGAGATCGAGATCAATCCGCAACGCAAGAGGACCTAACGTCGATAAGACCAGTGGACTTCCTTCCACGTGACATTAGCATCACGTTCCCACTCGAAGGACTCGTCGAACCCAATGACGTCGACGCAGATTACTTGCCACCGGATGAACTGCGCTCACTCCAGACACGGCAAGATGTGAATACAGCGCTGAAGTCTTCCAGCGAAGCCACAGCGAAAATTTGGAAGATCTGGCAAGATCAATACCTCACAAGCGTACGAGAAAAGCATAAGACATGGCTAACAAATCACAGACACGGGCAGCAAAGCCCAAAGATCGGAGACGTAGTACTCGTGTGCTATCCGATCTTATCTAGAAACGAGTGGAGAATGGCTCGAATAACGGGCACTCAGGGAAGTTCAAATGGAGCCATACGAGAAGTGGAACTCATCACATCCACGCACCGGAAGATTCGACGCCTGGTGAATCTAATAACGCCGCTCGAAATCGGCGCTCATGACACGGACTCTTAG
- a CDS encoding hypothetical protein (NECATOR_CHRX.G23380.T1) — protein MRLLGHLPKIRTKSTSRADRITAALAILTQPSAIVQTCQQIPACGQRTLPWPVGRQDEDIRRTTVHQDATKDIIYDTADTSSCRIHDAGLRRIAEELQILDRNRDRKADYLNEVSIADQLKQESLEEQMVSTLRTVMRTLRSADNMKRIIIDDTESQTETFAEDAECQASPIEQCDQSTQVEPRMQMSREVQTDKKLRTIADATHHEATPYTDNRHPNSAGRTNDKQRRQAPPRQKPTYPP, from the exons ATGCGGCTGCTTGGCCATCTACCGAAGATTCGGACGAAGAGCACTTCTCGCGCTGATCGTATTACAGCAGCTCTGGCCATACTGACGCAGCCATCTGCGATCGTGCAGACTTGTCAACAG ATCCCAGCGTGTGGACAGAGGACGCTACCTTGGCCTGTGGGGCGACAAGATGAAGATATACGAAGAACTACGGTTCATCAAGACGCAACTAAGGACATTATTTACGATACCGCCGATACTAGTAGCTGTCGGATCCATGACGCAGGACTG AGACGCATCGCAGAGGAACTACAAATCCTCGATCGGAATCGCGACAGAAAGGCGGACTACCTTAACGAGGTCAGCATAGCCGATCAGCTCAAGCAAGAGTCGTTGGAAGAGCAGATGGTGTCGACCCTAAGGACAGTGATGCGGACTCTCAGGAGCGCCGATAATATGAAGAGAATCATCATTGATG ACACGGAATCTCAGACAGAGACTTTTGCCGAAGATGCGGAATGCCAAGCCTCCCCAATCGAACAATGCGATCAATCAACGCAGGTCGAGCCGAGAATGCAAATGAGCCGGGAGGTGCAAACGGATAAGAAACTTAGAACGATCGCAGACGCAACCCACCACGAGGCAACACCCTATACAGACAACCGACATCCAAATTCAGCAGGACGAACCAACGACAAGCAGAGACGGCAAGCGCCGCCTAGGCAAAAACCAACTTACCCACcttga
- a CDS encoding hypothetical protein (NECATOR_CHRX.G23379.T1): MEKALLQVRLHDHDRDATRFLWLKDLDSPVTENNIITFRFTRVTFGLNVSSFLLAGTVQYHLQNTVEDKKVAQKIRDNLYVNLILGADDLEELGQKALTARQIFTDMNTNLREFLANTDSLHEFLPQQAIAKSTLQKVLGIAWDASRDRLGMRTSFPYVEVVTKRLVARQIASIYDPLGWLVPLLTPTKHFQQQLWKEKFAWDTQLPEPFSKQWKSIASNADGFEAIFPRRFSTDSEQIKLAIFADASDTAMATCAYLFDNTSLVMARCKLPSIRTRPTIPKLEINTITMATRLARAVYRSLEPLPKTPNQILLFSIRP; the protein is encoded by the coding sequence ATGGAAAAGGCACTTCTACAAGTACGCCTACATGACCACGACCGAGACGCCACACGGTTCTTGTGGTTGAAAGACCTAGATTCGCCGGTCACAGAAAACAATATAATCACATTCCGCTTTACCAGAGTAACGTTCGGGCTTAACGTGTCGTCATTTCTACTCGCAGGCACAGTACAGTACCACCTGCAGAACACAGTAGAAGACAAGAAAGTAGCCCAAAAAATTCGAGACAATTTATACGTCAACTTGATACTCGGCGCAGATGATCTAGAGGAATTGGGACAAAAAGCCTTGACGGCACGGCAAATTTTCACGGACATGAATACGAACTTACGCGAGTTCCTGGCCAACACGGACTCGCTACATGAATTCCTTCCACAACAAGCGATCGCCAAATCAACATTGCAGAAAGTACTCGGCATCGCGTGGGACGCGTCAAGAGACCGTCTCGGGATGAGAACTTCATTTCCGTATGTCGAAGTCGTTACCAAAAGACTAGTCGCACGGCAAATTGCGTCCATATACGACCCATTGGGATGGCTAGTTCCCTTACTTACGCCGACGAAACATTTTCAGCAACAgttgtggaaagaaaaatttgcgtGGGACACTCAGTTACCAGAGCCATTCTCGAAACAATGGAAAAGCATAGCCAGTAACGCAGATGGTTTCGAAGCGATATTCCCACGCAGGTTCTCGACAGACAGTGAACAGATCAAACTAGCGATCTTTGCCGACGCTAGCGATACAGCAATGGCCACATGTGCCTATCTCTTTGATAACACTTCGTTAGTGATGGCTCGATGTAAGCTACCTTCCATCCGGACACGGCCAACTATTCCGAAGCTAGAAATAAACACAATCACGATGGCAACACGCCTCGCACGGGCAGTGTATCGATCATTGGAACCTTTGCCAAAGACACCGAACCAAATCCTCCTTTTCTCGATTCGTCCTTAG
- a CDS encoding hypothetical protein (NECATOR_CHRX.G23381.T1), producing the protein MKIYEELRFIKTQLRTLFTIPPILVAVGSMTQDWWDEIVQIPAYNANGRLIQLDENFLETHRRGTTNPRSESRQKGGLP; encoded by the coding sequence ATGAAGATATACGAAGAACTACGGTTCATCAAGACGCAACTAAGGACATTATTTACGATACCGCCGATACTAGTAGCTGTCGGATCCATGACGCAGGACTGGTGGGACGAGATAGTCCAAATACCGGCATACAACGCTAACGGACGCCTCATACAATTGGACGAAAACTTCCTAGAGACGCATCGCAGAGGAACTACAAATCCTCGATCGGAATCGCGACAGAAAGGCGGACTACCTTAA
- a CDS encoding hypothetical protein (NECATOR_CHRX.G23383.T1) produces MEEVSEDTLEMMNEVGEDEGEAKDKDEPDEPDAVTEQIEQKAQQTRAQVDTDRVEPAGAEYRVHPEAPARDPAREREQRRQQLRAKLKNAQQEQEDLRFMLQELERQPTCPERRYSRADVRPSE; encoded by the coding sequence ATGGAGGAAGTCAGCGAGGACACCCTAGAGATGATGAATGAAGTCGGCGAGGACGAGGGTGAGGCAAAAGACAAGGACGAGCCAGACGAACCGGACGCGGTCACGGAGCAGATAGAACAGAAGGCACAGCAAACCCGAGCACAAGTGGATACGGACAGAGTAGAACCCGCGGGAGCAGAATATCGTGTACATCCAGAAGCGCCCGCCAGAGATCCAGCCAGAGAACGAGAACAGCGGCGTCAACAACTCAGAGCGAAATTAAAAAACGCCCAACAGGAACAGGAGGATCTACGCTTCATGCTACAAGAGCTGGAGAGACAGCCCACATGCCCGGAACGCCGGTACAGTCGCGCGGACGTACGACCCTCCGAATAA